The Flavobacterium sp. HJ-32-4 genome contains a region encoding:
- the rfbC gene encoding dTDP-4-dehydrorhamnose 3,5-epimerase, protein MKFTETKLKGCYILEPTVFDDGRGWFMESYNQRRFNEGVGQDVTFVQDNQSFSTKAVIRGLHFQTGAHAQAKLVQVLRGEVLDVAVDLRPDSSTFGHYESVVLSGENRRQFFVPRGFAHGFQVLSETAVFFYKCDNFYNKESEGGVRFDDPTIAIKWHDLGVAPLISDKDEVLPVLEKARAVW, encoded by the coding sequence ATGAAGTTCACAGAAACAAAACTTAAGGGTTGTTACATCCTGGAACCTACCGTTTTTGATGACGGCCGCGGGTGGTTTATGGAAAGTTACAACCAACGACGCTTCAATGAAGGCGTGGGCCAGGACGTAACTTTTGTGCAGGATAACCAGTCTTTTTCTACAAAGGCAGTTATACGCGGACTCCATTTTCAAACAGGTGCCCACGCGCAAGCCAAATTGGTTCAGGTTTTACGAGGCGAGGTACTGGACGTAGCCGTTGACCTCCGACCAGACTCGAGCACCTTCGGGCACTATGAATCGGTCGTGCTTTCAGGTGAGAACCGGCGACAGTTTTTTGTACCACGGGGTTTTGCCCACGGGTTTCAGGTGCTGAGCGAAACGGCTGTTTTTTTCTACAAGTGCGATAATTTCTACAATAAAGAATCGGAAGGGGGCGTTCGCTTTGATGATCCTACCATCGCCATAAAATGGCACGACCTGGGTGTGGCGCCTTTGATATCTGACAAAGATGAGGTCTTGCCGGTTCTTGAGAAGGCGCGTGCAGTATGGTAA
- a CDS encoding glycosyltransferase gives MSVNRSHVYCVIPVFNDWDSLLILLTQIAEVQAQHDAYTFSAVVVDDGSFEERPDRVLSILPLTLLTLKRNVGHQRAIAVGLQFVNQKVAQSDYVIVMDGDGEDPPAHLTALLEKARLSGDRKIIFAARNKRQESRFFKLGYIVYKYLFYSLTGQKISFGNFSVIPAPILKRVVYLDAIWNHYSGGILQSKIPHDKVVLDRGKRYKGQSKMNVSALVLHGLSSIAVYFDQLSLRILRFCTAGFLLCATGIAYILYQKLFTDNAIPGWASSLILIIGVIMVQLFSVTLVTMLLQLSSRKKVQPPNDLLYQQFILSETANEETIFP, from the coding sequence ATGTCGGTAAACCGATCCCATGTGTATTGTGTGATACCCGTCTTTAACGACTGGGACAGCCTGTTAATCCTCCTTACGCAGATAGCGGAGGTGCAGGCGCAGCACGATGCTTACACCTTTTCAGCGGTCGTTGTGGATGACGGATCATTTGAAGAACGGCCTGATCGTGTGTTGTCAATCCTTCCCCTGACACTGCTGACCTTAAAACGGAATGTAGGCCACCAGCGGGCTATTGCAGTCGGACTGCAGTTCGTCAACCAAAAAGTGGCCCAATCAGACTATGTGATCGTGATGGATGGCGACGGTGAAGATCCACCCGCACATCTGACCGCCTTATTGGAAAAGGCGAGGCTGTCAGGTGACCGAAAAATCATCTTTGCAGCGCGAAACAAACGCCAGGAGTCACGCTTTTTCAAACTCGGCTATATCGTTTACAAGTACTTGTTTTATAGTCTGACCGGACAGAAAATCAGCTTCGGCAATTTCAGTGTCATACCGGCTCCCATTCTAAAACGGGTCGTCTATCTTGACGCAATTTGGAACCACTACTCCGGAGGCATCCTTCAATCGAAAATACCCCACGATAAAGTGGTGCTTGACAGAGGTAAGCGCTATAAGGGTCAGTCGAAAATGAACGTCTCTGCCTTGGTGCTTCACGGGCTTAGTTCCATTGCTGTTTACTTTGACCAGTTGTCGCTTCGGATTCTCCGCTTTTGTACTGCAGGCTTCCTTTTGTGTGCCACCGGGATTGCCTACATCCTCTACCAGAAACTATTTACGGACAACGCGATTCCGGGCTGGGCTTCAAGCCTGATCCTGATTATCGGCGTCATCATGGTACAGCTGTTTTCCGTGACGTTGGTGACCATGTTGCTGCAACTGAGTTCACGAAAGAAAGTGCAACCCCCTAACGATCTTTTATATCAGCAATTTATACTGTCGGAAACAGCGAATGAAGAAACTATTTTTCCGTAG
- a CDS encoding FkbM family methyltransferase yields the protein MAGLSQVSAETFDEADWHYYRKPQTPIEKGDILLDVGTAEGLFPLVVLDQCKKLFLVEPSAAFGEALAKTFQGAEDKVTLFRSAVGNTDGEVYFDENSLEGHVSTTGSRIPIHKIDTLIPAEQKITFLKADIEGFELDMLKGAGATIRRNKPKIAITSYHPQNDAAEMIALVKSYVPEYNTFVKGIHGEEPKPVMIHFWI from the coding sequence ATGGCTGGGTTAAGCCAGGTTTCAGCGGAAACGTTCGACGAAGCCGATTGGCATTACTATCGAAAGCCGCAGACGCCTATCGAGAAGGGAGACATCCTTCTTGACGTCGGTACGGCAGAGGGGTTATTTCCCCTGGTAGTGCTTGACCAATGCAAAAAGTTGTTTCTGGTAGAGCCAAGCGCCGCGTTCGGGGAAGCACTGGCAAAGACGTTTCAGGGAGCAGAAGACAAAGTGACCCTCTTCCGCTCAGCGGTCGGCAATACAGACGGAGAGGTCTACTTCGACGAAAATTCACTAGAGGGCCATGTGAGCACAACGGGATCACGGATTCCCATACATAAGATCGACACCCTGATTCCGGCCGAACAGAAGATTACCTTCCTGAAGGCGGATATCGAAGGTTTTGAACTGGATATGCTAAAGGGTGCCGGCGCTACCATTCGCCGGAACAAGCCAAAGATTGCCATTACCAGCTATCATCCACAGAATGATGCGGCTGAAATGATTGCATTGGTGAAGTCGTATGTGCCCGAATACAACACCTTTGTCAAAGGCATTCACGGAGAAGAGCCGAAACCGGTCATGATCCATTTCTGGATCTAG
- a CDS encoding DUF6311 domain-containing protein, with translation MKKLFFRRESALYIAITVAACIVYGIGYGFKTLDPTNINWLMSAYHDWGQHYLGWAYYRNEPWHWPLGRMDNFYAPVGTNVGFTDSIPLLALLFKPFSAVLPDDFQYFGIWLLFCHIAVAWYTVRILKLYKTEDWICFLAAVFITANPVLIFRGLHPALCGHWLVMASIYYCLKEASDPVVAKRLEWKQAIIFFLSAGVSAYLALMVAGFTIVLPLRHYLVDKSIRWWSAVLFPAGAAASVLGFWLAFGMIETGPSTNLDAGYANGEYGFNLLSFFDSYGYYSRFLPKIGTISDRQYEGFAYLGLGFMLVLAVAAFVGIVMIFRGKRKVSKGMLLVVGLCSAYTVFAITNYVSFGTHVLFHFPVPTFYEKLLGTFRASGRFVWPLYYLIMLGGILVFSRMRLNKLVVRGLLMLLLALQVYDTWGLLTARQLPSGEYYTKLKDTRWINLMSQFDMIVTYPVYTNNLVYPMDYQDLMFLALKAGKPITNGYVARENRDAATAYADKLSGQITMGTIAPGQLFITNETYLADFSSLLYRNKVAVKRMGGFVILYAKRSGMEPYFDKRPENVRFADSVAKSYAGQRNLFRELPEANAIKKDILLGVERLKFANNVLSVNGWAMVKGSHDNTRDSLFVAIIGKKTFLAPVAPVTRADISATYGGKLDNAGFRSTVILDKLPRDTYDFGIAIRDSNGAYHLAVAQPIKQAGYTKKPERIYQLSDTPLLYNMEEMKQTGRTLSMSGWAVVKGQSSDANTISLVLLGEHNYRIATDFVARPDVTAGNPGYNYDRSGFRATVNTTDIEQGRYQIAIMIVDGDTKKEHYALLGRTVQITK, from the coding sequence ATGAAGAAACTATTTTTCCGTAGGGAATCCGCTCTTTACATAGCCATTACGGTGGCGGCCTGCATTGTCTATGGAATCGGTTACGGATTCAAAACACTGGATCCGACCAATATCAACTGGCTGATGTCGGCCTATCATGATTGGGGGCAGCACTATCTTGGTTGGGCATATTATCGAAACGAACCCTGGCATTGGCCCTTGGGCAGGATGGATAATTTCTATGCGCCTGTCGGCACCAATGTAGGATTTACCGACTCCATTCCGCTTCTTGCGCTGCTATTTAAGCCTTTCTCGGCCGTCCTGCCGGATGACTTCCAGTATTTCGGTATCTGGCTTTTGTTCTGCCACATTGCCGTGGCATGGTATACCGTGCGTATTCTGAAACTGTACAAGACGGAGGACTGGATCTGCTTCCTGGCAGCCGTCTTTATCACCGCCAACCCGGTTCTGATTTTTCGCGGCCTGCATCCGGCGTTGTGCGGACACTGGCTAGTGATGGCCTCGATTTACTATTGTTTGAAAGAGGCATCCGATCCGGTAGTGGCGAAGCGACTGGAATGGAAACAGGCGATCATCTTCTTCCTGAGTGCCGGTGTTTCGGCGTATCTCGCCTTGATGGTGGCCGGCTTCACGATAGTGCTTCCGCTCCGTCATTATCTGGTGGATAAGTCGATTCGGTGGTGGTCGGCCGTGCTGTTTCCAGCAGGCGCCGCAGCGTCAGTGCTCGGCTTTTGGTTGGCTTTCGGAATGATAGAAACAGGTCCTTCAACCAATCTTGATGCCGGTTACGCTAATGGAGAATACGGATTCAATCTCCTTTCTTTTTTTGATTCCTATGGGTACTATTCCCGGTTTTTGCCTAAGATCGGCACCATTTCTGACCGGCAATATGAGGGTTTTGCGTATCTCGGACTTGGCTTTATGCTGGTATTGGCCGTTGCTGCCTTTGTGGGCATCGTCATGATTTTTCGGGGGAAAAGAAAAGTCTCGAAAGGAATGCTGTTGGTCGTCGGGCTCTGTTCGGCATATACAGTATTCGCCATTACCAATTATGTTAGTTTTGGTACGCACGTACTATTCCATTTCCCAGTGCCCACTTTTTACGAGAAGTTACTCGGGACCTTCCGTGCCTCAGGCCGTTTTGTGTGGCCTCTTTACTATCTCATCATGCTCGGTGGTATTTTGGTCTTTTCCAGGATGAGGTTGAACAAACTGGTGGTGCGCGGACTTCTTATGCTGTTGTTAGCTCTTCAGGTCTACGATACATGGGGATTGCTCACGGCGCGTCAGCTGCCATCCGGAGAGTATTACACCAAATTGAAAGACACGCGATGGATCAACCTGATGTCACAGTTCGACATGATCGTAACGTATCCGGTTTATACCAATAATTTGGTGTACCCAATGGACTACCAGGATCTGATGTTCCTCGCATTAAAAGCCGGAAAGCCCATTACGAACGGTTATGTGGCCCGTGAAAACCGGGACGCGGCCACTGCATACGCTGATAAGCTGTCGGGTCAGATCACCATGGGCACCATAGCACCGGGGCAGCTTTTCATAACCAACGAAACCTATTTGGCTGATTTCAGCTCGTTGCTTTATCGAAACAAAGTTGCGGTCAAGCGAATGGGAGGGTTTGTTATTTTGTACGCCAAACGATCGGGAATGGAGCCCTACTTCGACAAACGCCCGGAGAACGTCCGTTTTGCCGATTCGGTTGCCAAATCATACGCAGGCCAAAGGAACCTGTTTCGGGAATTACCCGAGGCAAACGCGATAAAGAAAGACATACTTCTCGGGGTCGAGCGACTGAAATTTGCCAATAACGTTTTGTCGGTCAATGGATGGGCGATGGTTAAAGGAAGTCATGACAATACACGCGATTCGCTTTTTGTCGCGATAATTGGAAAAAAGACCTTTCTTGCTCCGGTCGCTCCGGTTACCAGAGCCGATATATCGGCCACGTACGGAGGTAAGTTGGATAATGCCGGTTTTCGGTCAACCGTTATCCTGGATAAGCTGCCCCGCGACACCTATGACTTCGGGATTGCAATACGCGACTCGAACGGCGCCTACCATTTAGCCGTTGCACAACCGATTAAACAGGCCGGCTACACCAAAAAGCCAGAACGCATTTACCAACTGTCAGACACACCCCTGCTCTACAATATGGAAGAGATGAAGCAAACCGGACGGACATTATCCATGAGCGGGTGGGCCGTCGTCAAAGGGCAATCCTCAGACGCAAACACCATTTCGCTGGTACTCCTGGGGGAACACAACTACCGGATCGCGACCGACTTCGTGGCGCGACCCGACGTCACAGCGGGTAATCCAGGATACAACTATGACCGCAGCGGTTTTAGGGCCACCGTAAATACGACTGACATCGAACAGGGCCGTTACCAAATTGCTATAATGATTGTAGACGGAGATACGAAAAAAGAACATTACGCGTTGTTAGGAAGGACTGTCCAAATCACCAAATAA
- a CDS encoding glycosyltransferase family 2 protein, which translates to MNHGPFFSVITAAYNSSATISDTLASLLSQDFTDFEYIIVDGSSKDTTVDIVKKYVPLFESKGIRLRWISEPDRGIYDAWNKGVRLAEGRWISFIGSDDTYVAGALHRYKQIIDESDAAVNYISSRVEVIDHQKKTLRVFGSKYDWRRVVADYDVAQVGSFHKKTLFEEVGPFSEAYLIAGDLQFYIRCRDVIRPSFFPEITARMLDGGVSNQPYPALREGLRVKLDTRATHPLDAYFHFYLSLTKCYVKMALRKLVGIRA; encoded by the coding sequence ATGAACCACGGTCCTTTTTTTTCTGTTATCACGGCTGCTTACAACAGTTCCGCCACAATCAGCGATACGCTTGCGTCATTGCTCTCTCAGGATTTCACCGATTTTGAATACATTATCGTTGACGGGTCTTCAAAAGATACTACTGTCGATATTGTAAAGAAGTATGTGCCTTTATTTGAGTCAAAGGGCATACGGCTTCGATGGATAAGCGAACCCGACCGGGGTATATACGATGCCTGGAACAAAGGCGTTCGCCTTGCAGAAGGCCGCTGGATCAGTTTTATCGGGTCGGATGACACCTACGTGGCGGGTGCGTTGCACCGTTATAAACAGATAATAGACGAAAGCGACGCTGCGGTCAATTATATTTCGTCGCGCGTCGAGGTTATTGACCACCAAAAAAAGACCCTTCGTGTATTCGGATCAAAATATGACTGGCGGCGTGTGGTGGCCGACTACGATGTGGCGCAAGTCGGTTCCTTCCATAAGAAAACACTTTTTGAGGAGGTAGGGCCTTTTAGTGAGGCATACCTGATTGCGGGAGATTTGCAATTCTATATCCGTTGCCGCGACGTCATCCGCCCTTCGTTCTTCCCTGAGATTACAGCCCGGATGCTCGACGGCGGCGTCAGCAACCAACCGTATCCGGCACTTCGGGAAGGGCTTCGGGTAAAACTTGACACCCGCGCGACACATCCGCTGGATGCCTACTTTCATTTCTACCTGTCGCTGACGAAATGTTATGTGAAGATGGCGCTTCGAAAACTTGTCGGAATTCGGGCCTAA
- the rfbD gene encoding dTDP-4-dehydrorhamnose reductase, translating into MVKVLITGGNGQLGQALRGISAQYPDFECFFFASDELDITRPDAIEKTFTTVKPDFCINTAAYTAVDKAESDAARAYQVNAEGPSYLAEACKRHETVLLHVSTDFVFDGRQRSPYTEDESPNPKSVYGHSKWEGEKRLAETWERHFIVRTSWVFSEFGHNFLKTMLRLSEDRDRVGVVNDQTGTPTYAGDLARALFIIIERTREKERPYGIYHYSNEGSCTWYEFARALFEAFEKKTEVTPITTHDYPTPAMRPPYSVLSKEKFRAIFNADIPSWQEGLMHCKHSFSKNKPA; encoded by the coding sequence ATGGTAAAGGTACTTATAACCGGAGGCAACGGACAGTTGGGACAGGCGCTTAGAGGTATATCGGCGCAATATCCCGACTTTGAATGTTTCTTTTTCGCCTCTGATGAACTTGACATCACCCGCCCTGATGCAATAGAAAAGACGTTTACCACCGTAAAACCGGATTTTTGTATCAACACTGCCGCGTACACTGCCGTGGATAAGGCAGAGAGTGACGCCGCCCGCGCCTATCAGGTGAACGCAGAGGGCCCCTCTTATCTTGCGGAAGCCTGTAAGAGACATGAAACAGTCTTACTTCACGTTTCGACCGATTTCGTATTCGACGGAAGGCAGCGAAGTCCCTACACAGAAGATGAATCGCCGAATCCAAAAAGTGTATACGGGCACTCAAAATGGGAAGGTGAAAAACGACTGGCGGAAACTTGGGAGAGGCATTTTATCGTACGGACGTCTTGGGTCTTCTCAGAGTTCGGACACAATTTTCTCAAGACCATGCTGCGGCTATCGGAAGACCGGGATCGAGTAGGAGTGGTGAATGATCAGACGGGCACCCCCACCTATGCTGGCGATTTAGCCCGGGCCCTTTTTATCATCATCGAACGTACCCGGGAAAAAGAACGGCCATACGGTATCTATCATTACAGCAATGAAGGTTCTTGCACCTGGTATGAGTTTGCCAGGGCCCTATTTGAAGCTTTTGAAAAGAAGACAGAGGTAACCCCCATTACGACCCACGATTATCCGACCCCGGCTATGCGCCCTCCTTACAGCGTTCTGTCGAAAGAGAAGTTTAGGGCAATCTTTAACGCTGATATACCTTCCTGGCAAGAGGGTCTTATGCATTGTAAGCACTCTTTTTCTAAAAACAAGCCCGCTTAG
- the rfbA gene encoding glucose-1-phosphate thymidylyltransferase RfbA, translated as MKGIILAGGSGTRLHPLTLAVSKQLMPVYDKPMIYYPLSTLMWAGIRDILIISTPYDLPLFQKLLGDGSALGCRFEYAVQEHPNGLAEAFIIGRDFIGNDKVALILGDNIFYGTGLAELLQSNNDPEGGIIYAYHVHDPERYGVVEFDPNGNVLSIEEKPPHPKSNFAVPGIYFYDNEVVDIAASIAPSPRGELEITDVNKEYLRRGRLKVSILDRGTAWLDTGTFNSLMQAAQFVQVIEERQGLKIGAIEEAAFKMGYISKQQFESLAQPLLKSGYGKHLMDLA; from the coding sequence ATGAAGGGAATAATATTGGCAGGAGGATCGGGTACCCGCCTGCACCCATTGACATTGGCGGTGAGCAAGCAATTGATGCCGGTTTATGACAAGCCGATGATCTATTACCCGCTATCTACCCTGATGTGGGCCGGCATTCGGGATATTCTGATTATCTCGACACCGTACGATCTCCCGTTGTTTCAAAAATTACTAGGCGACGGCTCCGCTTTGGGATGCCGTTTTGAATATGCGGTTCAGGAGCACCCGAACGGGCTGGCAGAAGCGTTTATTATCGGCAGGGATTTCATCGGGAACGATAAGGTCGCCCTCATTTTAGGCGACAACATCTTTTATGGAACAGGCCTGGCCGAACTCTTGCAATCCAACAACGACCCAGAGGGTGGTATCATCTACGCCTACCACGTGCACGATCCAGAGCGCTATGGTGTGGTGGAGTTTGACCCCAACGGGAATGTATTGTCTATTGAGGAAAAGCCACCACATCCGAAATCAAATTTCGCCGTTCCGGGCATCTACTTTTATGACAATGAAGTGGTTGATATCGCAGCGTCTATTGCCCCCAGTCCAAGGGGTGAACTTGAAATCACCGATGTCAATAAAGAGTATTTACGAAGGGGTCGCCTGAAAGTCAGTATTCTCGACAGGGGAACAGCCTGGTTGGATACCGGTACGTTCAATTCCCTGATGCAGGCCGCACAGTTTGTTCAGGTAATAGAAGAACGACAAGGGCTTAAGATCGGCGCGATCGAAGAAGCGGCATTTAAAATGGGCTATATTTCGAAACAACAGTTCGAGTCATTGGCGCAACCCCTTCTCAAAAGCGGATACGGTAAGCATCTAATGGATCTCGCGTAA
- a CDS encoding GH3 auxin-responsive promoter family protein, whose protein sequence is MSFKSTAAKWFAAMVDRQTRRWASAPVASQQKVFRELIEKARQTAFGRDHDFGSIRDHADFVRRVPVRDYEALRPYVDRVVAGDEDILWPGKPLYFAKTSGTTSGAKYIPLTKESMPYHIKAARNAILSYIHETGKADFVDGKMIFLQGSPELETKNGIQLGRLSGIVAHYVPGYLQRNRMPSWETNCIDDWETKVDAIVTETLPERMAVISGIPSWVQMYFEKLVERTGKPVGDIFPDFSLFIYGGVNFEPYRRRFRELIGREVDSIELFPASEGFFAYQDTQAEKGMLLLLDAGIFYEFIKADTFFDENPRRYTIGEVEMGVNYAMILSTNAGLWAYDIGDTIAFTSLAPYRVVVTGRLKHYISAFGEHVIGKEVEEAMREAVAGSDAVIQEFTVAPQVNPETGLPYHEWLVEFGKEPSDPDAFARAIDTSLRKQNKYYDDLISGKVLRTAVVTSVAPGGFTAYMKSIGKLGGQNKLPRLGNDRRIADALPRKTR, encoded by the coding sequence ATGTCGTTTAAATCAACCGCCGCCAAATGGTTCGCCGCGATGGTCGACCGGCAAACCCGCCGATGGGCCTCCGCACCGGTAGCCAGCCAGCAAAAGGTGTTTCGTGAATTGATCGAAAAGGCCCGTCAGACCGCATTTGGCCGCGATCATGATTTCGGGTCGATTCGCGACCACGCCGACTTCGTACGTCGGGTGCCTGTTCGTGATTATGAGGCCTTGCGCCCGTATGTCGATCGCGTGGTGGCCGGAGACGAAGACATCCTATGGCCCGGAAAGCCACTGTATTTCGCAAAGACATCCGGCACGACGTCGGGTGCCAAATACATCCCGCTTACCAAAGAGTCGATGCCGTATCACATCAAGGCGGCGCGCAATGCCATCCTATCCTACATCCACGAAACCGGAAAGGCCGATTTCGTAGATGGCAAGATGATTTTCCTGCAGGGAAGTCCGGAACTGGAAACGAAAAACGGTATCCAATTGGGACGTTTGTCGGGCATCGTGGCGCATTACGTGCCGGGCTATTTGCAGCGCAACCGGATGCCCTCGTGGGAAACCAACTGCATTGACGACTGGGAGACCAAGGTGGATGCGATTGTTACCGAAACTCTGCCCGAGCGTATGGCGGTCATTTCCGGCATACCGTCATGGGTGCAGATGTATTTCGAAAAACTGGTGGAGCGCACCGGAAAACCCGTGGGTGACATCTTCCCCGATTTCTCCTTGTTTATTTACGGTGGTGTGAACTTCGAGCCCTATCGCCGTCGGTTCCGTGAGCTGATTGGACGGGAGGTCGACAGCATCGAACTGTTTCCGGCTTCGGAAGGGTTCTTCGCCTACCAGGATACCCAGGCTGAAAAAGGCATGCTGCTGTTGCTGGACGCCGGCATCTTTTACGAATTCATCAAAGCCGATACCTTCTTTGACGAGAACCCGCGCCGCTATACCATCGGTGAGGTCGAAATGGGTGTGAACTATGCGATGATCCTGTCGACCAACGCCGGATTGTGGGCCTACGACATCGGCGACACCATTGCGTTTACCAGCCTGGCGCCGTATCGGGTGGTGGTGACCGGACGTTTGAAACACTATATCTCAGCCTTTGGCGAACACGTCATCGGCAAGGAGGTGGAAGAGGCGATGCGGGAAGCCGTGGCGGGTTCTGATGCCGTCATACAGGAGTTTACGGTAGCGCCACAGGTCAACCCGGAAACCGGACTTCCGTATCATGAATGGCTGGTCGAATTCGGTAAGGAACCCAGCGACCCCGATGCCTTTGCACGGGCGATCGACACCTCGTTGCGGAAGCAGAACAAGTATTACGACGACCTCATTTCGGGCAAAGTGCTTCGGACGGCCGTGGTAACGTCGGTGGCCCCCGGAGGCTTTACCGCGTATATGAAATCCATCGGCAAACTCGGCGGTCAGAACAAGCTGCCACGACTCGGGAACGACCGTCGTATTGCGGATGCATTACCCCGAAAAACCCGATAA
- a CDS encoding lipopolysaccharide biosynthesis protein, giving the protein MVQVVVVGLCYVILYRYLLDRLGAELLGVWSVIVATTSLASVANLGLNTSIVKFVASYAARGDESKIKQLLFTSFIFIGGLYLVLSGIILLVAGWLLPMFIPLQFLEVAKGVLPFSLLCLCINAIGGVVGSALDGIQKNYIRSAVLSGSSVVLVVLSFIMTPLYGLKGLIYSQILQALMVLAICVIAFNRFRPGSFSPGWHWSRSIFREILSYGSKIQVLALLQLSYEPVTKLILSRWGGLAAAGYYEMASRLVSQVRAVIVNANQVVIPIIAEASERDSDRVRDLYIRSFRTILPLDTVLTLALICTSPLVSVLWLGHAEMIFVFAMTANGIGMFLNICTNPAYFGFMGEGKLNPLLISAFTMGLVNVFGGWLLGTWLGGYGVIIAWNLAFVAGSLLVMLQYHRVKMLRWHELVSRQDVYILLMATMIGMTTMRMYVTYNSYNWKYLLVLAVELTLFAGLLFRNAALRAVIEKIPGLNRLKKSS; this is encoded by the coding sequence ATGGTCCAGGTGGTCGTGGTGGGTCTGTGTTATGTCATCCTTTACCGCTACCTGCTTGACCGTCTAGGCGCCGAGCTTTTGGGCGTATGGTCGGTTATCGTGGCCACCACCTCGTTAGCGTCCGTCGCGAATCTTGGCCTCAATACCAGCATTGTCAAATTTGTGGCGTCATATGCCGCGCGGGGGGACGAATCCAAAATCAAGCAATTGCTTTTCACCTCTTTCATTTTTATAGGAGGACTTTATCTGGTGTTATCTGGAATTATATTGCTTGTAGCCGGATGGCTGTTACCGATGTTCATTCCGCTCCAATTCCTGGAAGTGGCGAAGGGCGTGCTGCCTTTCTCTTTACTATGCCTGTGTATCAATGCAATTGGCGGTGTCGTGGGAAGCGCACTCGACGGTATCCAGAAAAATTACATTCGCAGTGCCGTACTATCGGGGTCTTCCGTGGTGCTGGTGGTGCTGTCGTTTATCATGACGCCTCTATATGGGTTAAAGGGACTCATTTACTCTCAAATTTTGCAGGCCCTGATGGTGCTCGCTATATGTGTCATCGCCTTCAACCGGTTTCGGCCCGGTTCGTTTTCTCCGGGATGGCACTGGAGTCGAAGCATCTTCCGGGAAATCCTCTCCTACGGCTCAAAAATTCAGGTCCTCGCGTTATTACAACTTTCCTACGAGCCGGTTACGAAGCTTATACTCAGCCGATGGGGCGGACTGGCCGCCGCAGGCTATTACGAAATGGCAAGCCGTCTGGTGTCGCAGGTACGGGCGGTGATTGTAAACGCCAACCAGGTGGTCATTCCGATTATTGCGGAGGCCTCGGAGCGGGATAGTGATCGTGTGCGCGATCTGTATATAAGATCGTTTCGCACCATTCTTCCCCTCGATACCGTATTAACCCTGGCGCTTATATGTACGTCTCCTTTGGTATCGGTTTTGTGGCTCGGCCATGCCGAAATGATCTTCGTTTTCGCGATGACGGCTAATGGAATCGGCATGTTTCTAAACATTTGTACCAATCCCGCGTATTTTGGTTTCATGGGAGAAGGAAAGTTGAATCCGCTCTTGATTTCCGCATTTACCATGGGACTTGTCAACGTCTTCGGAGGTTGGTTGCTCGGAACCTGGCTGGGTGGTTATGGCGTCATCATCGCCTGGAACCTTGCCTTTGTTGCGGGTTCGCTGCTTGTAATGCTGCAATACCATCGGGTGAAGATGCTTCGTTGGCATGAACTGGTTTCCCGACAGGATGTTTACATATTGCTTATGGCTACTATGATTGGTATGACCACAATGCGTATGTATGTAACTTATAACTCATACAATTGGAAATACCTGCTGGTTCTTGCCGTCGAACTCACCCTTTTTGCGGGGTTGCTCTTCCGAAATGCCGCGTTACGTGCGGTCATTGAAAAAATACCGGGGTTGAACCGACTAAAAAAATCCTCATGA